The Corynebacterium comes genome window below encodes:
- a CDS encoding geranylgeranyl reductase family protein: MSGNAGLVDVLIVGAGPAGSAAAIHAAEAGLEVLLLDAATFPRDKTCGDGLTPRAIHQLGRLGLAEAVTADYHNKGLKLHGFGGSVTAPWPEGTYGTLGSAMPRTTFDHLLVNTAVERGATLWEGATATGVEFAGRRVDVVTVRHGGVEKQIRPRWLLVADGVRSTFGKLLGRQWHRGEVYGIAARSYCTSPMSDEPWIHSHVELRDADGTVQPGYGWIFPLGDGRVNLGAGALSTDARPAKVNTKKLLTHYAAQRRGEWRLGPEQDVASALLPMGGAVSDVAGANWLLIGDAAALVNPLNGEGIDYGLESAEMAVNLLRPGRDLTLVWPHVLRETYGEAFLLARTAARLLTYPQFLPFVGPLGLRGPVGAGIMPAAARLMGNLIADEDRDLIARAWRLAGSAVSRVRRDTPLWSTTA, from the coding sequence ATGAGTGGAAATGCCGGTCTTGTCGATGTCCTGATTGTCGGTGCAGGGCCCGCAGGTTCCGCCGCCGCGATCCACGCAGCCGAGGCAGGGCTCGAGGTCCTGCTTCTCGACGCCGCGACTTTCCCCCGCGACAAGACCTGCGGCGATGGTCTCACCCCCCGCGCCATCCATCAGCTGGGACGTCTCGGCCTGGCGGAGGCGGTGACGGCCGACTACCACAACAAGGGCCTCAAGCTGCACGGCTTCGGCGGCTCCGTCACGGCGCCCTGGCCGGAGGGGACCTACGGCACGCTCGGCTCGGCGATGCCGCGCACGACGTTCGACCACCTGCTGGTGAACACCGCCGTCGAGCGGGGCGCGACCCTGTGGGAGGGGGCGACGGCCACCGGCGTGGAGTTCGCGGGACGGCGGGTGGATGTGGTCACGGTGAGGCACGGGGGCGTCGAGAAGCAGATTCGCCCCCGCTGGCTGCTCGTGGCGGACGGGGTGCGCTCGACCTTCGGCAAGCTGCTGGGCAGGCAGTGGCACCGTGGCGAGGTGTACGGCATCGCGGCACGGTCCTACTGCACGTCACCGATGTCGGATGAGCCGTGGATCCATTCGCACGTGGAGCTCCGCGACGCCGACGGCACCGTCCAGCCCGGCTACGGTTGGATCTTCCCGCTCGGCGATGGTCGGGTGAACCTCGGCGCCGGCGCACTGTCCACAGATGCCCGCCCCGCGAAGGTGAACACGAAGAAGCTGCTCACGCATTATGCGGCGCAGCGTCGCGGGGAATGGCGGCTCGGCCCGGAGCAGGACGTCGCCTCCGCACTTCTGCCGATGGGTGGCGCGGTCTCCGATGTGGCGGGCGCCAACTGGCTGCTCATCGGCGATGCCGCGGCCCTGGTCAACCCGCTCAACGGCGAGGGCATCGACTACGGGCTGGAGTCCGCCGAGATGGCCGTGAACCTGCTGCGGCCGGGGCGCGACCTCACACTGGTGTGGCCGCACGTACTGCGCGAGACCTACGGCGAGGCGTTTCTCCTGGCGCGCACCGCGGCCCGGCTGCTCACCTACCCGCAGTTCCTGCCTTTCGTGGGTCCCCTCGGCCTGCGGGGCCCCGTCGGCGCCGGGATCATGCCGGCCGCCGCGCGACTGATGGGCAACCTCATCGCCGACGAGGACCGCGACCTCATCGCACGTGCCTGGCGGCTCGCCGGCTCCGCGGTGTCCCGGGTGCGCCGCGACACCCCCCTGTGGTCTACAACGGCTTGA
- a CDS encoding polyprenyl synthetase family protein — protein MTNGTTYQTTPAGNVDLGDAELNERIATGMAEVEVMLREELAKGEDFLVDKVTHLLEAGGKRFRPMMTLLASQYGPEAGSPNVVKAAAVLETVHLATLYHDDVMDEADLRRGVESANARWDNAVAILAGDILFAHASRLMSELDTHTVGHFAATFQGLVTGQMRETIGAEGRDPVEHYMDVIHEKTGVLISSAGYLGAYHSRASDAHIDALSRIGAAIGMIFQIVDDIIDIFSAHEESGKTPGTDLREGVFTLPVLYALEEDSEVGEELRGLLTGPLSDDAEVERALTLLGRSNGRQRALDDVRRYLAEAEAQMDRLPESAATNALRMLANYTIQRVG, from the coding sequence ATGACCAACGGCACTACCTATCAGACCACCCCCGCCGGGAACGTGGATCTGGGAGACGCCGAGCTCAATGAGCGCATCGCGACCGGAATGGCCGAGGTTGAGGTCATGCTGCGCGAGGAACTGGCGAAAGGCGAGGATTTCCTCGTCGACAAGGTCACCCACCTGCTCGAGGCCGGTGGCAAACGCTTCCGTCCGATGATGACGCTCCTCGCCTCCCAGTACGGCCCCGAAGCAGGCTCCCCGAACGTAGTCAAGGCCGCCGCGGTCCTGGAGACGGTTCATCTGGCCACCCTGTACCACGACGACGTCATGGACGAGGCCGATCTGCGGCGCGGGGTGGAGTCCGCCAACGCCCGGTGGGACAACGCCGTCGCGATCCTCGCCGGTGACATCCTCTTCGCCCACGCCTCCCGGCTGATGAGCGAACTGGACACCCACACCGTCGGCCATTTCGCCGCGACCTTCCAGGGCCTGGTCACCGGCCAGATGCGCGAAACCATCGGCGCGGAGGGGCGGGACCCCGTCGAGCACTACATGGACGTCATCCACGAGAAGACGGGTGTGCTCATCTCCTCCGCCGGCTACCTCGGCGCGTACCATTCCCGTGCCAGTGATGCGCACATCGACGCCCTGTCGCGCATCGGTGCCGCCATCGGCATGATCTTCCAGATCGTCGACGACATCATCGACATCTTCTCCGCGCACGAAGAATCCGGCAAGACCCCCGGCACCGATCTGCGCGAAGGCGTGTTCACCCTCCCCGTTCTCTACGCCCTCGAGGAGGACAGCGAGGTCGGCGAAGAGCTCAGGGGACTGCTCACGGGCCCGCTTTCCGACGACGCCGAGGTCGAACGCGCCCTCACCCTCCTCGGGCGCTCCAACGGCCGCCAGCGCGCGCTGGACGACGTCCGCCGCTACCTCGCCGAAGCCGAGGCCCAGATGGATCGCCTCCCGGAGTCCGCCGCCACCAACGCGTTGCGCATGCTGGCCAACTACACCATCCAGCGCGTCGGATAG
- the secE gene encoding preprotein translocase subunit SecE, protein MTDQQPSQPGAARPTGKRQMTGVGTTTASSYEAKRVVKADPEDEKPGGGATSFLPEVVSEMRKVIWPTARQMVVYTLVVFTFLIVVTALVSSVDFVAGLGVEKILSP, encoded by the coding sequence GTGACCGATCAACAGCCCAGCCAGCCCGGTGCGGCCCGCCCGACCGGCAAGCGTCAGATGACGGGCGTCGGCACCACCACTGCCTCGTCGTACGAGGCGAAGCGTGTGGTCAAGGCTGATCCGGAGGATGAGAAGCCGGGTGGCGGCGCCACCAGCTTCCTGCCGGAGGTCGTCTCGGAGATGCGGAAGGTCATCTGGCCGACCGCTCGTCAGATGGTTGTGTACACCCTCGTGGTGTTCACGTTCCTCATCGTGGTGACTGCGCTGGTGTCAAGCGTGGACTTCGTGGCGGGCCTCGGAGTTGAGAAGATCCTCTCTCCTTAG
- the nusG gene encoding transcription termination/antitermination protein NusG, giving the protein MSEEFASENIPETTDPAELLGDAPADSDETVAAESDLTTTGLEAEPEQTEEDSLAAAAAALGDTTEEDVEAEYRRRLREYTRELKKQPGDWYIIQCYSGYENKVKTNLDMRAQTLEVEEYIYDVVVPIEQVIEIKDGKRKTVKRKLLPGYVLVRMEMNDKAWSVVRDTPGVTSFVGNEGNATIVKHRDVAKFLMPKDVTVEGEAAAVTSEGEKVVAMPEGQTKPTLAMDFQVGEAVTILTGALASVSATISEIDPATGKIQALVSIFGRETPVELTYDQIEKIN; this is encoded by the coding sequence ATGAGCGAAGAATTCGCATCCGAGAACATTCCCGAGACGACCGATCCCGCCGAGCTGCTCGGCGACGCCCCCGCCGACTCCGACGAGACCGTCGCCGCTGAGTCTGATCTCACCACGACCGGGCTGGAGGCTGAGCCGGAGCAGACCGAGGAGGATTCCCTGGCTGCCGCCGCGGCGGCACTGGGCGACACCACTGAGGAGGATGTGGAGGCCGAGTACCGTCGTCGCCTGCGCGAGTACACCCGTGAGCTGAAGAAGCAGCCGGGAGACTGGTACATCATCCAGTGCTACTCGGGTTATGAGAACAAGGTGAAGACCAACCTCGACATGCGCGCCCAGACCCTGGAGGTCGAGGAGTACATCTACGACGTCGTCGTGCCGATCGAGCAGGTCATCGAGATCAAGGACGGCAAGCGCAAGACGGTCAAGCGCAAGCTGCTGCCGGGCTACGTGCTCGTCCGCATGGAGATGAACGACAAGGCCTGGTCCGTCGTCCGTGACACCCCGGGTGTGACGAGCTTCGTGGGCAACGAGGGCAACGCAACCATCGTGAAGCACCGCGACGTCGCGAAGTTCCTCATGCCGAAGGACGTCACCGTCGAGGGCGAGGCCGCGGCCGTCACTTCTGAGGGCGAGAAGGTCGTCGCGATGCCGGAGGGGCAGACGAAGCCGACCCTGGCGATGGACTTCCAGGTGGGCGAGGCCGTCACCATCCTCACCGGTGCGCTGGCCTCCGTGTCCGCGACGATCTCCGAGATCGATCCGGCCACCGGTAAGATCCAGGCGCTGGTCTCCATCTTCGGTCGTGAGACCCCGGTGGAGCTGACCTACGACCAGATCGAGAAGATCAACTAG
- the rplK gene encoding 50S ribosomal protein L11, which yields MAPKKKKKVTGLIKLQIDAGAANPAPPVGPALGAHGVNIMEFCKAYNAATESQRGNVIPVEITVYEDRSFEFKLKTPPAAKLLLKAAGLQKGSGVPHTQKVGKVTMAQVREIAETKKEDLNARDIDAAAKIVAGTARSMGIEVQG from the coding sequence ATGGCTCCCAAGAAGAAGAAGAAGGTCACTGGCCTCATCAAGCTGCAGATCGATGCTGGCGCCGCTAACCCGGCTCCGCCGGTCGGCCCGGCTCTCGGTGCCCATGGCGTCAACATCATGGAGTTCTGCAAGGCCTACAACGCAGCGACCGAGTCCCAGCGCGGCAACGTCATCCCGGTTGAGATCACCGTCTACGAGGACCGCAGCTTCGAGTTCAAGCTGAAGACCCCGCCGGCCGCCAAGCTGCTCCTGAAGGCCGCTGGCCTGCAGAAGGGCTCCGGCGTCCCGCACACCCAGAAGGTGGGCAAGGTCACCATGGCTCAGGTTCGTGAGATCGCTGAGACCAAGAAGGAAGACCTCAACGCCCGTGACATCGACGCAGCCGCCAAGATCGTCGCCGGTACCGCCCGCTCCATGGGCATCGAGGTCCAGGGTTAA
- the rplA gene encoding 50S ribosomal protein L1, with protein sequence MSKNSKAYKAAAALVDKNRDYTPIEAAKLIKETSSKNFDSTVDVAIRLGVDPRKADQLVRGTVSLPHGTGKTVRVAVFAAGEKATEAEAAGADIVGTDELIEQITAGTIDFDVAIATPDQMAKVGRVARVLGPRGLMPNPKTGTVTTDVAKAVADVKGGKISFRVDKASNLHAGIGKASFDEKALAENYGALLDELLRIKPSSAKGIYLKKITLSSTNGPGVPVDSSVQKNYAAEA encoded by the coding sequence ATGAGCAAGAACTCCAAGGCATACAAGGCCGCCGCCGCGCTGGTCGACAAGAACCGCGACTACACGCCGATCGAGGCCGCCAAGCTGATCAAGGAGACCTCCTCCAAGAACTTCGACTCCACCGTCGACGTCGCCATCCGCCTGGGCGTTGACCCGCGCAAGGCTGATCAGCTGGTTCGTGGCACCGTCTCCCTGCCGCACGGCACCGGTAAGACCGTCCGCGTCGCCGTCTTCGCCGCCGGCGAGAAGGCCACCGAGGCTGAGGCCGCGGGCGCTGACATCGTGGGCACCGACGAGCTGATCGAGCAGATCACCGCCGGCACCATCGACTTCGACGTCGCCATCGCCACCCCGGACCAGATGGCCAAGGTCGGCCGCGTCGCCCGCGTGCTCGGCCCGCGTGGCCTGATGCCCAACCCGAAGACCGGCACCGTCACCACCGACGTCGCCAAGGCTGTCGCCGACGTCAAGGGCGGAAAGATCTCCTTCCGCGTGGACAAGGCCTCCAACCTGCACGCCGGTATCGGCAAGGCATCCTTCGACGAGAAGGCTCTGGCTGAGAACTACGGCGCACTGCTCGACGAGCTGCTCCGCATCAAGCCGTCCTCCGCCAAGGGCATCTACCTGAAGAAGATCACCCTCTCCTCCACCAACGGCCCGGGCGTCCCGGTCGACTCCTCGGTGCAGAAGAACTACGCTGCCGAGGCCTAA
- a CDS encoding PhzF family phenazine biosynthesis protein: MSRNRDFAQVDVFSAEPYRGNPLAVILDAQGLDEVEMRRIANWTNLSETTFLLPPSHPGADYRVRIFTPTGELPFAGHPTLGSAQAWLGNGGVPRREGMLVQECGAGLVDIRQAGEQLFFAAPPTIRRGPLEEETLDRICAALGVLREEVIGHQWVDNGPGWCVVQLRSAAEVLALEPDLRVTGELKFGVIGAYPEGAPFAFEIRAFVPFAGSGEDPVTGSLNASVAQWLRRVGQVDGSYRVSQGTRLGRAGSVSVECAADGNVWVGGDVTTCFRGSAIA, encoded by the coding sequence ATGAGCCGAAACCGAGACTTCGCGCAGGTCGACGTCTTCTCCGCCGAGCCCTACCGGGGAAACCCCTTGGCCGTCATCCTCGACGCACAGGGGCTTGACGAGGTGGAGATGCGCCGGATCGCCAACTGGACGAACCTCTCGGAAACCACTTTTCTCCTTCCTCCGAGCCACCCTGGGGCCGACTACCGTGTGCGCATCTTCACCCCCACCGGCGAGCTGCCCTTCGCCGGCCACCCCACCCTCGGTTCGGCGCAGGCCTGGTTGGGCAACGGTGGTGTTCCCCGGCGCGAGGGGATGCTGGTGCAGGAATGCGGGGCCGGCCTGGTGGACATCAGGCAGGCGGGGGAACAGCTCTTCTTCGCGGCACCGCCCACCATCCGTCGCGGCCCGTTGGAGGAGGAGACCCTGGATCGGATCTGTGCCGCCCTCGGCGTCCTCCGCGAGGAGGTGATCGGCCACCAGTGGGTGGACAACGGGCCCGGCTGGTGTGTGGTGCAGCTGCGCAGTGCCGCTGAGGTTCTGGCGTTGGAGCCGGATCTCCGCGTGACGGGAGAGCTGAAGTTCGGGGTGATCGGGGCCTACCCGGAGGGAGCCCCATTCGCCTTCGAGATCCGCGCCTTCGTCCCTTTCGCCGGCAGTGGTGAGGATCCGGTGACCGGCAGCCTGAACGCCTCCGTCGCCCAGTGGCTGCGCCGCGTGGGGCAGGTCGACGGCAGCTACCGGGTGTCCCAGGGGACCAGACTCGGACGCGCCGGATCAGTGTCCGTCGAATGCGCTGCGGATGGGAACGTATGGGTCGGGGGAGATGTGACCACATGCTTCCGGGGGAGTGCAATCGCCTGA
- a CDS encoding heavy metal translocating P-type ATPase has translation MTTTATTSTTPPRAPEPWVLFIRSRDGAITVATLVAIALHLILWFGFGLESWARDWPLVLMVVLGGIPLMIEVGRSAIATRGGADTLAAVSIISAVLLGEWLVAAIIVLMLSGGEALEEAASKRASGTLDALARRAPTTSHRLLGGTFAEGTEEVPVSEIGVGDLLAVLPHELCPVDGEVVDGHGSMDESYLTGEPYVVSKSKGSDVMSGAVNGDTPLTIVATRPAQDSRYAQIVGVLREAEENRPGMRRLADRLGAWYTVVALALGILGWVISGDPTRFLAVVVVATPCPLLIGVPVAIIGAISLAARRGIIVKNPGMLENASQVRTVMFDKTGTLTYGRPAITDIHTAEGFTEDEVLALAASVERYSRHPLAEAIRKGAEARKLALPDVTEVSEKPGQGLRGVVGGRPIRITNRRTSYEIDPASRDIIPVTSSGMESIVLVGDHYAAMIRLRDEPRSSANDFIAHLPKKHNVDTLMIISGDRESEVRYLADRVGIEEIHAGVSPEGKLALVEQHNRRGPTMFLGDGINDAPAMAVATVGVAMGAGSDITSEAADAVILDSSLERLDDLLHIGARMRRIALQSALGGMALSIIGMILAVFGLLTPLMGAVAQEVIDVLAILNAARVAMVRGPLSDFDEK, from the coding sequence ATGACCACCACAGCGACAACGAGCACGACTCCTCCTCGAGCGCCTGAACCCTGGGTCCTGTTCATCCGTTCACGCGACGGGGCGATCACCGTCGCCACCCTCGTCGCCATCGCGCTGCATCTCATCCTGTGGTTCGGCTTCGGGTTGGAGAGCTGGGCGCGGGACTGGCCGCTCGTGCTGATGGTCGTTCTCGGCGGTATTCCGTTGATGATCGAGGTGGGCAGGTCGGCGATCGCGACCCGCGGTGGTGCGGACACGTTGGCGGCCGTCTCCATCATCTCGGCAGTGCTGCTGGGGGAGTGGCTGGTCGCGGCCATCATCGTCCTCATGCTCTCGGGTGGTGAGGCGCTCGAGGAGGCGGCGTCGAAACGCGCCTCGGGAACCCTCGATGCCCTCGCCCGACGGGCGCCGACCACGTCGCACCGGCTGCTGGGGGGCACGTTCGCCGAGGGGACCGAAGAGGTCCCGGTCAGTGAGATCGGGGTGGGCGACCTGCTCGCCGTCCTGCCGCACGAACTGTGTCCCGTGGACGGTGAGGTCGTCGACGGCCACGGCAGCATGGACGAGTCCTACCTGACGGGTGAGCCGTATGTGGTGAGCAAGTCGAAGGGGTCGGACGTCATGTCGGGTGCCGTCAACGGCGACACCCCGTTGACCATCGTCGCCACCAGGCCTGCGCAGGACTCCCGCTACGCCCAGATCGTCGGCGTCCTGCGTGAGGCGGAGGAGAACCGGCCCGGGATGCGTCGCCTCGCGGACCGGCTGGGGGCCTGGTATACGGTCGTCGCCCTGGCGCTGGGAATCCTGGGCTGGGTGATCTCGGGTGATCCGACGCGTTTCCTGGCCGTCGTCGTTGTGGCCACCCCCTGCCCGCTCCTGATCGGCGTGCCCGTCGCCATCATCGGTGCGATCTCGCTGGCGGCCCGTCGCGGCATCATCGTGAAGAACCCCGGCATGCTGGAGAACGCCTCCCAGGTCAGGACGGTCATGTTCGACAAGACCGGCACCCTCACCTACGGACGTCCCGCCATCACCGACATCCATACGGCGGAGGGCTTCACCGAGGATGAGGTCCTGGCGTTGGCGGCGTCGGTGGAGCGGTACTCCCGCCACCCGCTGGCGGAGGCGATCCGCAAGGGGGCGGAGGCGCGGAAGCTGGCGCTCCCTGACGTCACCGAGGTCTCCGAGAAACCGGGCCAGGGTCTGAGGGGCGTGGTCGGCGGACGGCCCATCCGCATCACCAACCGTCGGACGAGTTACGAGATCGATCCCGCCAGCCGCGACATCATCCCGGTCACCAGCTCCGGCATGGAGTCGATTGTCCTGGTCGGTGACCACTACGCCGCCATGATCCGGTTGCGGGACGAACCGCGCTCGTCGGCGAATGACTTCATCGCCCACCTGCCGAAGAAACACAACGTGGACACGCTGATGATCATCTCCGGGGACCGCGAATCCGAGGTCAGGTATCTCGCGGACAGGGTCGGGATCGAGGAAATTCACGCCGGCGTCAGCCCCGAGGGCAAGCTCGCCCTGGTGGAGCAGCACAACCGGCGCGGCCCGACCATGTTCCTCGGCGACGGGATCAACGATGCGCCTGCGATGGCGGTGGCGACGGTGGGCGTGGCGATGGGCGCCGGTTCCGACATCACCTCCGAGGCCGCCGACGCGGTCATCCTCGACTCCTCCCTCGAACGTCTCGACGACCTGCTCCACATCGGTGCGCGGATGCGACGCATCGCCCTGCAGTCAGCCCTGGGCGGTATGGCCCTGAGCATCATCGGCATGATCCTCGCGGTTTTCGGCCTGCTCACCCCGCTCATGGGTGCCGTCGCGCAGGAGGTCATCGACGTCCTGGCGATTCTCAATGCCGCCCGGGTCGCCATGGTGCGTGGCCCGTTGAGTGACTTCGACGAGAAGTAG
- a CDS encoding ABC transporter permease, translating into MFLAWRDMLFARTRFLLMGLVLALMSILIVIISGLTAGLVNDGVSGLKALDADVIAFADGTQTDSAFTRSVVQLDQADDLAAVDGVEDTAPMGLTIVNARNQDGTPVDLTLIGVQPGSFIAPEGLPTMSPERADGQPTPTPHDVILSGTMEDAGISVGDTITIDRLETELNVIGFAEGQRTFGHVDLAYVPMDVWQEVHAGARTGEGAPSRAYEEASVIVARSSGADVEMLTTSSGLDVRTLAESFQSSPGYGPETMTLSMIEWFLYIITALVTGAFFLVWTIQRAGDIAVMRAMGATRAFLLRDSLGQAVIILALSIGVGVALAVALGLWLESTAMPYATEVGPILGGAAMLFIAGLLGALISVYRVTRTDPLTALGENR; encoded by the coding sequence ATGTTCCTAGCCTGGCGCGACATGCTCTTCGCGCGCACCCGATTTCTACTGATGGGCCTGGTCCTGGCCCTCATGTCCATCCTCATCGTCATCATTTCCGGCCTCACCGCCGGACTGGTCAACGACGGTGTCTCCGGCCTGAAGGCCCTGGATGCGGACGTCATCGCCTTCGCGGACGGCACGCAGACCGATTCCGCGTTCACCCGCTCCGTCGTGCAGCTCGACCAGGCAGATGACCTCGCGGCCGTCGACGGCGTCGAGGACACGGCCCCGATGGGGTTGACCATCGTCAACGCCCGCAACCAGGACGGCACGCCGGTGGACCTCACCCTCATCGGCGTCCAGCCCGGCTCCTTCATCGCGCCGGAGGGCCTGCCTACGATGAGCCCGGAACGTGCCGACGGCCAGCCCACCCCGACCCCTCATGACGTGATCCTCTCCGGGACGATGGAGGACGCCGGCATCAGCGTCGGCGACACCATCACCATCGACCGCCTGGAGACTGAACTCAACGTCATCGGCTTCGCCGAAGGTCAGCGTACTTTCGGCCATGTTGATCTCGCCTACGTCCCGATGGACGTCTGGCAGGAGGTCCATGCCGGCGCCCGTACGGGGGAGGGGGCCCCGTCGCGTGCCTATGAAGAGGCGTCCGTCATCGTGGCCCGCTCCTCGGGTGCGGACGTCGAGATGCTCACCACATCCTCGGGCCTGGACGTCCGCACCCTGGCGGAGAGCTTCCAGTCCTCGCCCGGTTATGGCCCGGAAACCATGACGCTGTCCATGATCGAGTGGTTCCTCTACATCATCACCGCTCTGGTCACCGGTGCGTTCTTCCTCGTCTGGACCATCCAGCGCGCCGGTGACATCGCCGTCATGCGGGCCATGGGTGCGACCAGGGCCTTCCTGCTGCGCGACAGTCTCGGTCAGGCCGTGATCATTCTCGCGCTCTCCATCGGCGTGGGCGTGGCGCTGGCCGTCGCCCTCGGCCTCTGGCTGGAGAGCACCGCCATGCCCTACGCCACCGAGGTCGGCCCGATTCTCGGCGGCGCGGCCATGCTGTTCATCGCGGGACTGCTCGGTGCGCTGATCTCCGTCTACCGCGTCACCCGCACCGATCCGCTCACCGCACTGGGGGAGAACCGATGA
- a CDS encoding ABC transporter ATP-binding protein, producing MTTPALVLDDVRVSYGDGDSEVHALDRVSMTVHPGEFIAVVGPSGSGKSTLLAVAGALTTPDAGHVRVAGEEVTGMADAELARIRREHIGFVFQSSGNLPSALRARDQLELAARVLGRRGRRSNDELLAAVGMQHRAGHRPATLSGGERQRIGIARALVGGPDLLLVDEPTAALDRQRSHEIVRLLADECHELGVAGVMVTHDLEVIEYCDRVYQMVDGRLTAGD from the coding sequence ATGACCACACCCGCTCTTGTTCTCGATGACGTCCGCGTCAGCTACGGCGACGGAGACTCCGAGGTGCATGCCCTCGACCGTGTGTCGATGACGGTCCACCCCGGCGAATTCATCGCTGTGGTCGGCCCCTCCGGCTCCGGAAAATCCACTCTGCTGGCGGTCGCCGGCGCGCTCACCACGCCCGACGCGGGCCATGTCCGGGTGGCGGGCGAGGAGGTCACCGGGATGGCCGACGCCGAGCTGGCCCGGATCCGTCGGGAACACATCGGCTTCGTCTTCCAGTCCTCGGGGAACCTCCCCTCCGCACTCCGCGCCCGGGACCAGCTCGAGCTCGCCGCCCGGGTGCTGGGTCGTCGCGGCCGACGGAGCAACGATGAACTGCTCGCCGCCGTGGGAATGCAGCACCGTGCCGGTCACCGGCCCGCCACGCTGTCCGGCGGCGAAAGGCAGCGCATCGGTATCGCCCGGGCGCTCGTCGGTGGACCCGATCTGCTGCTGGTGGACGAACCCACTGCAGCCCTGGACAGGCAGCGCTCCCACGAGATCGTCCGACTGCTCGCCGACGAGTGCCATGAACTCGGGGTCGCCGGTGTCATGGTCACCCATGACCTCGAGGTGATCGAGTACTGTGACCGCGTCTATCAGATGGTCGATGGGCGGTTGACCGCGGGGGACTAG
- a CDS encoding TetR/AcrR family transcriptional regulator produces MPRISEATVAQHRAVQHRAVLDAAEKLIVAGGGKVPTLAEVATEVGLARSSVYLYVSSREDMVIQLLLETIPAWLQELTGKLEGAGTDPGDRLAAYVRVTLRLFVEGSHGPLMVAAQAYPGAFVDERVQRAHNGLEPALRTLLGEGVDIVRPLIDAAIQRGAELVTQSGADVEAVSAVLQRMARASLAGDLDDPGGRH; encoded by the coding sequence ATGCCCAGGATCTCGGAGGCCACGGTTGCCCAGCATCGTGCGGTCCAGCACCGCGCGGTGCTGGACGCCGCAGAGAAGTTGATCGTCGCGGGGGGTGGGAAAGTTCCCACCCTCGCTGAGGTCGCCACCGAAGTCGGGCTGGCACGCTCCAGCGTCTACCTTTACGTGTCCTCCCGGGAGGACATGGTCATCCAGCTGCTGCTGGAGACCATCCCCGCCTGGCTGCAGGAACTCACAGGGAAGCTCGAGGGGGCCGGAACCGATCCCGGGGATCGCCTGGCCGCCTACGTCCGCGTGACCCTCCGGCTGTTCGTGGAAGGTTCGCACGGGCCGCTCATGGTCGCGGCTCAGGCCTACCCCGGAGCTTTCGTCGACGAGCGCGTGCAGCGGGCCCACAACGGTCTGGAGCCGGCGTTGCGCACCCTGCTCGGCGAGGGGGTGGACATCGTCCGTCCGCTCATCGACGCCGCGATCCAGCGCGGCGCCGAACTGGTCACCCAGTCGGGCGCCGACGTCGAGGCTGTGTCGGCGGTACTGCAACGCATGGCGCGGGCCTCGTTGGCGGGTGATTTGGATGATCCGGGGGGTCGGCACTAA
- the rplJ gene encoding 50S ribosomal protein L10: MANAKNQAELAELKAKFEEASSVVLTEYRGLTVAQISELRNSLGLEVQYSVAKNTLIKIAAQEQGIEGLDELLTGPTAVAFIKGEGVDAAKVMKKFADENKAFLVKGGYMDGNALSADQVKAIAELDNRETTLAKLAGAMKGNLAKAAGLFNAPASQVARLAVALQEKKEA; this comes from the coding sequence ATGGCAAACGCGAAGAACCAGGCTGAGCTCGCAGAGCTCAAGGCCAAGTTCGAGGAGGCTTCCTCCGTTGTCCTCACCGAGTACCGCGGCCTGACCGTTGCGCAGATCTCTGAACTGCGTAACTCTCTCGGCCTTGAAGTCCAGTACTCCGTCGCCAAGAACACCCTTATCAAGATCGCTGCCCAGGAACAGGGCATCGAGGGTCTTGACGAGCTCCTGACCGGCCCGACCGCCGTCGCCTTCATCAAGGGTGAGGGCGTCGACGCCGCCAAGGTCATGAAGAAGTTCGCCGATGAAAACAAGGCGTTCCTCGTCAAGGGTGGCTACATGGACGGCAACGCTCTGTCTGCCGACCAGGTCAAGGCCATCGCCGAGCTGGACAACCGCGAGACCACTCTCGCGAAGCTGGCCGGTGCCATGAAGGGCAATCTGGCAAAGGCCGCAGGCCTGTTCAACGCCCCCGCTTCCCAGGTCGCACGGCTCGCCGTTGCGCTCCAGGAGAAGAAGGAAGCGTAA